Proteins from one Mycteria americana isolate JAX WOST 10 ecotype Jacksonville Zoo and Gardens chromosome 1, USCA_MyAme_1.0, whole genome shotgun sequence genomic window:
- the ALG8 gene encoding dolichyl pyrophosphate Glc1Man9GlcNAc2 alpha-1,3-glucosyltransferase isoform X5, whose product MRGGSVRTGRAMAAGGRSWFRALALGVSFLKCLLIPAYYSTDFEVHRNWLAITHNLPLSQWYYEATSEWTLDYPPFFAWFEYALSHVAKYFDPKMLVIENLNYTSHATVLFQRFSVIFTDILFIYAVRECCRCVNGKRAAKDILEKPTFILAVLLLWNFGLLIVDHIHFQYNGFLFGLMLLSVARLCQKRYLEGALLFAVLLHFKHIYVYVAPAYGIYLLRSYCFTANNADGSLKWRSFSFLHVTLLGLIVCLVSALSLGPFIVLGQLPQVISRLFPFKRGLCHAYWAPNFWALYNAMDKALTIFGLDDRRAGSRISAHCPPLCDSIGNVNLYFHIYIGPRGFLQCLVLCALSSFMFGWHVHEKAILLAILPLSLLSVQRAKDAGIYLILTTTGHFSLFPLLFTPPEIPIKILLMLLFTVYSFSSLKSLFRRERPLLNWLETIYLIQLVPLEILCEIIFPLTPWKGHFPFIPLLLTSVYCALGITYAWLKLYISVLTERISVRQKAE is encoded by the exons GCTTGCCATCACTCACAACTTACCCCTCTCTCAGTGGTACTATGAA GCAACTTCGGAATGGACCCTGGATTATCCACCATTTTTTGCTTGGTTTGAATATGCACTTTCGCACGTTGCCAAGTACTTTGACCCTAAGATGCTGGTTATAGAAAATCTAAATTACACCAGTCATGCAACCGTCTTATTCCAAAGATTTTCTGTCATCTTTACAGATATCCTTTTCATATATGCAGTTCGTGA GTGCTGCAGATGTGTAAATGGGAAACGAGCTGCAAAGGATATCCTAGAAAAACCAACATTTATTCTTGCTGTTCTGCTCTTGTGGAATTTTGGGTTGTTAATTGTGGATC ATATTCACTTTCAGTACAATGGCTTTCTGTTTGGGCTGATGCTTCTTTCTGTTGCCCGACTATGTCAG aaaagatacTTGGAGGgtgctcttctttttgctgttcttctgcatttcaaacaCATCTACGTGTATGTGGCCCCAGCGTATGGCATTTATTTGTTGCGATCCTATTGTTTTACTGCAAATAATGCAG ATGGATCCCTGAAGTGGAGAAGTTTCAGCTTTCTTCATGTAACTCTTCTGGGATTGATTGTCtgtcttgtttctgctctttcattgGGCCCCTTCATAGTGTTG ggCCAGCTGCCTCAAGTCATTTCACGGCTTTTTCCTTTCAAGCGAGGCCTCTGCCATGCTTATTGGGCCCCTAACTTCTGGGCTTTGTACAATGCCATGGATAAAGCGCTAACCATTTTTG GCCTCGATGACAGGAGGGCTGGTTCAAGAATTTCAGCACACTGTCCTCCCCTCTGTGACTCCATTGGCAACGTTAATCTGTACTTTCATATCTATATTG GGCCCAGAGGCTTTCTTCAGTGCCTTGTTCTTTGTGCGTTGAGCTCCTTCATGTTTGGCTGGCACGTGCATGAAAAAGCAATACTCCTTGCTATTCTGCCTTTAAG CTTGTTGTCTGTTCAGAGAGCGAAGGATGCTGGCATCTACTTGATTCTGACAACCACAGGGCACTTCTCACTTTTTCCATTGTTGTTCACACCACCAG aaattccCATTAAAATACTGCTTATGCTGCTGTTTACTGTTTATAGCTTCTCTTCGCTGAAATCTCTATTCAG GAGGGAGAGGCCTCTCCTTAACTGGCTTGAAACAATCTACCTCATCCAGCTAGTGCCTTTGGAAATCCTCTGTGAAATTATATTTCCTCTGACCCCCTGGAAAGGGCACTTTCCTTTTATCCCTCTGTTGCTGACCTCTGTATACTGTGCTCTGGGCATCACGTACGCTTGGCTGAAACTGTACATCTCTGTCTTGACTGAACGAATTTCTGTTAGACAAAAGGCTGAGTAA
- the ALG8 gene encoding dolichyl pyrophosphate Glc1Man9GlcNAc2 alpha-1,3-glucosyltransferase isoform X1: MRGGSVRTGRAMAAGGRSWFRALALGVSFLKCLLIPAYYSTDFEVHRNWLAITHNLPLSQWYYEATSEWTLDYPPFFAWFEYALSHVAKYFDPKMLVIENLNYTSHATVLFQRFSVIFTDILFIYAVRECCRCVNGKRAAKDILEKPTFILAVLLLWNFGLLIVDHIHFQYNGFLFGLMLLSVARLCQKRYLEGALLFAVLLHFKHIYVYVAPAYGIYLLRSYCFTANNADGSLKWRSFSFLHVTLLGLIVCLVSALSLGPFIVLGQLPQVISRLFPFKRGLCHAYWAPNFWALYNAMDKALTIFGLKCNFLDPTKIPKASMTGGLVQEFQHTVLPSVTPLATLICTFISILPSVFCLWFKPQGPRGFLQCLVLCALSSFMFGWHVHEKAILLAILPLSLLSVQRAKDAGIYLILTTTGHFSLFPLLFTPPEIPIKILLMLLFTVYSFSSLKSLFRRERPLLNWLETIYLIQLVPLEILCEIIFPLTPWKGHFPFIPLLLTSVYCALGITYAWLKLYISVLTERISVRQKAE; this comes from the exons GCTTGCCATCACTCACAACTTACCCCTCTCTCAGTGGTACTATGAA GCAACTTCGGAATGGACCCTGGATTATCCACCATTTTTTGCTTGGTTTGAATATGCACTTTCGCACGTTGCCAAGTACTTTGACCCTAAGATGCTGGTTATAGAAAATCTAAATTACACCAGTCATGCAACCGTCTTATTCCAAAGATTTTCTGTCATCTTTACAGATATCCTTTTCATATATGCAGTTCGTGA GTGCTGCAGATGTGTAAATGGGAAACGAGCTGCAAAGGATATCCTAGAAAAACCAACATTTATTCTTGCTGTTCTGCTCTTGTGGAATTTTGGGTTGTTAATTGTGGATC ATATTCACTTTCAGTACAATGGCTTTCTGTTTGGGCTGATGCTTCTTTCTGTTGCCCGACTATGTCAG aaaagatacTTGGAGGgtgctcttctttttgctgttcttctgcatttcaaacaCATCTACGTGTATGTGGCCCCAGCGTATGGCATTTATTTGTTGCGATCCTATTGTTTTACTGCAAATAATGCAG ATGGATCCCTGAAGTGGAGAAGTTTCAGCTTTCTTCATGTAACTCTTCTGGGATTGATTGTCtgtcttgtttctgctctttcattgGGCCCCTTCATAGTGTTG ggCCAGCTGCCTCAAGTCATTTCACGGCTTTTTCCTTTCAAGCGAGGCCTCTGCCATGCTTATTGGGCCCCTAACTTCTGGGCTTTGTACAATGCCATGGATAAAGCGCTAACCATTTTTG gTTTAAAGTGTAATTTTCTTGATCCCACAAAAATTCCTAAAGCCTCGATGACAGGAGGGCTGGTTCAAGAATTTCAGCACACTGTCCTCCCCTCTGTGACTCCATTGGCAACGTTAATCTGTACTTTCATATCTATATTG ccctctgttttctgtctttggtTTAAACCTCAAGGGCCCAGAGGCTTTCTTCAGTGCCTTGTTCTTTGTGCGTTGAGCTCCTTCATGTTTGGCTGGCACGTGCATGAAAAAGCAATACTCCTTGCTATTCTGCCTTTAAG CTTGTTGTCTGTTCAGAGAGCGAAGGATGCTGGCATCTACTTGATTCTGACAACCACAGGGCACTTCTCACTTTTTCCATTGTTGTTCACACCACCAG aaattccCATTAAAATACTGCTTATGCTGCTGTTTACTGTTTATAGCTTCTCTTCGCTGAAATCTCTATTCAG GAGGGAGAGGCCTCTCCTTAACTGGCTTGAAACAATCTACCTCATCCAGCTAGTGCCTTTGGAAATCCTCTGTGAAATTATATTTCCTCTGACCCCCTGGAAAGGGCACTTTCCTTTTATCCCTCTGTTGCTGACCTCTGTATACTGTGCTCTGGGCATCACGTACGCTTGGCTGAAACTGTACATCTCTGTCTTGACTGAACGAATTTCTGTTAGACAAAAGGCTGAGTAA
- the ALG8 gene encoding dolichyl pyrophosphate Glc1Man9GlcNAc2 alpha-1,3-glucosyltransferase isoform X4 yields MLVIENLNYTSHATVLFQRFSVIFTDILFIYAVRECCRCVNGKRAAKDILEKPTFILAVLLLWNFGLLIVDHIHFQYNGFLFGLMLLSVARLCQKRYLEGALLFAVLLHFKHIYVYVAPAYGIYLLRSYCFTANNADGSLKWRSFSFLHVTLLGLIVCLVSALSLGPFIVLGQLPQVISRLFPFKRGLCHAYWAPNFWALYNAMDKALTIFGLKCNFLDPTKIPKASMTGGLVQEFQHTVLPSVTPLATLICTFISILPSVFCLWFKPQGPRGFLQCLVLCALSSFMFGWHVHEKAILLAILPLSLLSVQRAKDAGIYLILTTTGHFSLFPLLFTPPEIPIKILLMLLFTVYSFSSLKSLFRRERPLLNWLETIYLIQLVPLEILCEIIFPLTPWKGHFPFIPLLLTSVYCALGITYAWLKLYISVLTERISVRQKAE; encoded by the exons ATGCTGGTTATAGAAAATCTAAATTACACCAGTCATGCAACCGTCTTATTCCAAAGATTTTCTGTCATCTTTACAGATATCCTTTTCATATATGCAGTTCGTGA GTGCTGCAGATGTGTAAATGGGAAACGAGCTGCAAAGGATATCCTAGAAAAACCAACATTTATTCTTGCTGTTCTGCTCTTGTGGAATTTTGGGTTGTTAATTGTGGATC ATATTCACTTTCAGTACAATGGCTTTCTGTTTGGGCTGATGCTTCTTTCTGTTGCCCGACTATGTCAG aaaagatacTTGGAGGgtgctcttctttttgctgttcttctgcatttcaaacaCATCTACGTGTATGTGGCCCCAGCGTATGGCATTTATTTGTTGCGATCCTATTGTTTTACTGCAAATAATGCAG ATGGATCCCTGAAGTGGAGAAGTTTCAGCTTTCTTCATGTAACTCTTCTGGGATTGATTGTCtgtcttgtttctgctctttcattgGGCCCCTTCATAGTGTTG ggCCAGCTGCCTCAAGTCATTTCACGGCTTTTTCCTTTCAAGCGAGGCCTCTGCCATGCTTATTGGGCCCCTAACTTCTGGGCTTTGTACAATGCCATGGATAAAGCGCTAACCATTTTTG gTTTAAAGTGTAATTTTCTTGATCCCACAAAAATTCCTAAAGCCTCGATGACAGGAGGGCTGGTTCAAGAATTTCAGCACACTGTCCTCCCCTCTGTGACTCCATTGGCAACGTTAATCTGTACTTTCATATCTATATTG ccctctgttttctgtctttggtTTAAACCTCAAGGGCCCAGAGGCTTTCTTCAGTGCCTTGTTCTTTGTGCGTTGAGCTCCTTCATGTTTGGCTGGCACGTGCATGAAAAAGCAATACTCCTTGCTATTCTGCCTTTAAG CTTGTTGTCTGTTCAGAGAGCGAAGGATGCTGGCATCTACTTGATTCTGACAACCACAGGGCACTTCTCACTTTTTCCATTGTTGTTCACACCACCAG aaattccCATTAAAATACTGCTTATGCTGCTGTTTACTGTTTATAGCTTCTCTTCGCTGAAATCTCTATTCAG GAGGGAGAGGCCTCTCCTTAACTGGCTTGAAACAATCTACCTCATCCAGCTAGTGCCTTTGGAAATCCTCTGTGAAATTATATTTCCTCTGACCCCCTGGAAAGGGCACTTTCCTTTTATCCCTCTGTTGCTGACCTCTGTATACTGTGCTCTGGGCATCACGTACGCTTGGCTGAAACTGTACATCTCTGTCTTGACTGAACGAATTTCTGTTAGACAAAAGGCTGAGTAA
- the NDUFC2 gene encoding NADH dehydrogenase [ubiquinone] 1 subunit C2 isoform X1 gives MVFLPDESRSLPPPPLLNKCSAWLGLTGWMSALLDNGFNQRPVIRAGVHRQILFTTVGWFVGYYLAKRTEYIHAKLDRELFEYVRQHPEDFKTAEKRRIGELLEDFHPVR, from the exons ATGGTGTTCCTCCCGGACGAGTCGCGGTCGCTGCCGCCGCCCCCTCTCCTCAACAAGTGCTCGGCCTGGCTGGGTCTGACCGGCTGGATGTCGGCTCTGCTGGACAACGGCTTCAACCAGCGCCCCGTCATCCGAGCCG GTGTTCACCGCCAGATCCTCTTCACTACTGTGGGGTGGTTTGTTGGCTATTACCTTGCTAAACGTACAGAGTACATACACGCCAAACTGGACAGAGAGTTGTTTGAGTACGTCAGGCAGCACCCGGAAGACTTTAAGACAGCAG AGAAGAGAAGAATAGGAGAGCTTTTGGAGGATTTCCACCCAGTTCGCTGA
- the NDUFC2 gene encoding NADH dehydrogenase [ubiquinone] 1 subunit C2 isoform X2 — MVFLPDESRSLPPPPLLNKCSAWLGLTGWMSALLDNGFNQRPVIRAGVHRQILFTTVGWFVGYYLAKRTEYIHAKLDRELFEYVRQHPEDFKTAGFRNSAHCLL, encoded by the exons ATGGTGTTCCTCCCGGACGAGTCGCGGTCGCTGCCGCCGCCCCCTCTCCTCAACAAGTGCTCGGCCTGGCTGGGTCTGACCGGCTGGATGTCGGCTCTGCTGGACAACGGCTTCAACCAGCGCCCCGTCATCCGAGCCG GTGTTCACCGCCAGATCCTCTTCACTACTGTGGGGTGGTTTGTTGGCTATTACCTTGCTAAACGTACAGAGTACATACACGCCAAACTGGACAGAGAGTTGTTTGAGTACGTCAGGCAGCACCCGGAAGACTTTAAGACAGCAG GTTTTCGCAACTCTGCCCACTGCCTTTTGTAG
- the LOC142405041 gene encoding mid1-interacting protein 1-B-like — MEQYFSATQKMEQEVMFPSLLRGVFPQQEGTAPAAGGHVDLYERYQLLKAIKPVVEKGLASVTDQSRTGAEADTSSDDNDTMDAQLEERLSHHLAGLQQVLTHLTRDTNALTRRYSQILEQISPSEGQPSW; from the coding sequence ATGGAGCAGTACTTCTCGGCCACCCAGAAGATGGAGCAGGAGGTGATGTTCCCCAGCCTGCTCCGAGGGGTCTTCCCGCAGCAGGAGGGGacggccccggccgcgggcggCCACGTGGACCTCTACGAGCGCTACCAGCTCCTCAAGGCCATCAAGCCCGTGGTGGAGAAAGGCCTGGCCTCTGTCACCGACCAGAGTCGGACCGGCGCCGAAGCCGACACGTCCTCGGATGACAATGACACCATGGACGCCCAGCTGGAGGAGCGGCTGTCCCACCACCTGGCCGGCTTGCAGCAGGTCCTCACCCACCTCACCAGGGACACCAACGCCCTCACCCGGAGGTACAGCCAGATCCTGGAGCAGATCAGCCCCAGCGAGGGGCAGCCCAGCTGGTGA
- the LOC142405043 gene encoding mid1-interacting protein 1-B-like, giving the protein MEQYFSATQKMEQEVMFPSLLRGVFPQQEGTAPAAGGHVDLYERYQLLKAIKPVVEKGLASVTDQSRTGAEADTSSDDNDTMDAQLEERLSHHLAGLQQVLTHLTRDTNALTRRYSQILEQISPSEGQPSW; this is encoded by the coding sequence ATGGAGCAGTACTTCTCGGCCACCCAGAAGATGGAGCAGGAGGTGATGTTCCCCAGCCTGCTCCGAGGGGTCTTCCCGCAGCAGGAGGGGacggccccggccgcgggcggCCACGTGGACCTCTACGAGCGCTACCAGCTCCTCAAGGCCATCAAGCCCGTGGTGGAGAAAGGCCTGGCCTCTGTCACCGACCAGAGTCGGACCGGTGCCGAAGCCGACACGTCCTCGGATGACAATGACACCATGGACGCCCAGCTGGAGGAGCGGCTGTCCCACCACCTGGCCGGCTTGCAGCAGGTCCTCACCCACCTCACCAGGGACACCAACGCCCTCACCCGGAGGTACAGCCAGATCCTGGAGCAGATCAGCCCCAGCGAGGGGCAGCCCAGCTGGTGA